The following proteins come from a genomic window of Nocardiopsis sp. YSL2:
- a CDS encoding ATP-binding protein: MDTTAPVPVRTWAYHDYRSDLAQLRRVRADIATDLTGFSPDLVDTVQLCASELFANSVKYADAEPDRIRLVLSQRDPRTLTLVVGDPGGPTVPHIPKRTPDAWNWAEGQRGLLLLDHLATTWGHFAYPRAARLGTWITARFAVP, from the coding sequence ATGGACACCACCGCACCCGTGCCGGTCCGCACCTGGGCCTACCACGACTACCGCAGCGACCTCGCCCAGCTCCGCCGGGTCCGCGCCGACATCGCCACCGACCTCACCGGCTTCTCACCCGACCTGGTCGACACCGTCCAGCTCTGCGCCAGCGAGCTCTTCGCCAACTCCGTCAAGTACGCCGACGCCGAGCCGGACCGCATCCGCCTGGTCCTCTCCCAGCGCGACCCGCGCACCCTCACCCTCGTCGTCGGCGACCCGGGCGGCCCCACCGTCCCGCACATCCCGAAGCGCACCCCGGACGCGTGGAACTGGGCCGAAGGCCAGCGCGGCCTCCTCCTGCTCGACCACCTCGCGACCACTTGGGGCCACTTCGCCTACCCCCGCGCCGCCCGCCTGGGAACCTGGATCACCGCCCGCTTCGCCGTCCCCTGA
- a CDS encoding WXG100 family type VII secretion target — translation MANNLDVYGDVSGLQNLAADQQAHLGRFAAIMSQINEQSQTTVSQWEGSGSETFEAKAQEFDTHFAEVNAAFSKMISATSDTADNYSKLTKYLDGLF, via the coding sequence ATGGCCAACAATCTCGATGTCTACGGCGACGTCAGCGGTCTGCAGAACCTGGCCGCCGACCAGCAGGCCCACCTCGGGCGCTTCGCCGCGATCATGAGCCAGATCAACGAGCAGTCCCAGACCACGGTCTCCCAGTGGGAGGGCTCCGGCAGCGAGACCTTCGAGGCCAAGGCACAGGAGTTCGACACCCACTTCGCCGAGGTCAACGCCGCGTTCTCCAAGATGATCAGCGCCACCAGCGACACCGCGGACAACTACAGCAAGCTGACCAAGTACCTGGACGGCCTGTTTTAG
- a CDS encoding protein kinase yields the protein MSGSNRTASWAPGYDTAGVLRQGGRARIVRATRSTSGADVVLKVLPAEQGRAELSWLRDLSGVSGVVSLLDAGQTSEGEMFVVLPFYPDGSFGDMLAKKGPAPIQEAAAVARSVSAALGAMHGRGLLHNDVCPGNVLRAGRTPVMTGFGSVHRSGEALPPPGPNRESFLHAPPEALRGEPRTPASDVYQLASTIWTMLVGSTPFANTDGSPFDARAYAERALSEPPRPVPRQDISRKLRGVLTRGLAKAPEDRFPSAAAFATAFEQARTSRPVATLSAETGGQAPSSGPQAPPTGGRAPSTGPQTPPTSQFPPAGPHPQAAGPQAPPTPSRPSPTGPQSTPTGSPVPPAAPQAPASAGQTPPTTAWFPPSGPQTSMSGVQHPLSGPQVPQSGPQSPAPAWQQAQHTQAPPATPPHLPPAPYALPVEPRPARGDARPPAARLDSARELRGTQNPPVPDDPDDQAGSRLPATDAGGTAELMMAKLRGEEVSPLRAWARLEGWSGTAESAVLPTDEAPAEKDDVPEWAPLHEPDRGQPRWRKHMHIAVTACGILVVTSVASVFAASGSQPAPVEAAEAAEPEADADAVADEETAVPDEVVEPSVPPEVPAADNLVLEDTLSAVNLTWTDNSGGTASYFVLGGPSGHDPVTLARTGPGVVTAQIMTENTQIEYCFTVVAVEGSSAATDEVCTTRAATRAEQERLAEEEAAAEEEAEEEEEDPSPPPSPRPSD from the coding sequence ATGTCCGGCTCCAACCGCACCGCGTCCTGGGCTCCCGGATACGACACGGCCGGTGTCCTTCGCCAAGGCGGCCGTGCGCGCATCGTCCGTGCGACACGGTCCACCAGTGGTGCCGACGTCGTACTGAAGGTCCTGCCCGCGGAGCAGGGGCGCGCCGAACTCTCCTGGCTGCGCGACCTCAGCGGTGTCTCCGGCGTGGTCTCACTGCTCGACGCCGGCCAGACGTCCGAGGGCGAGATGTTCGTGGTCCTGCCGTTCTACCCGGACGGCTCCTTCGGTGACATGCTCGCGAAGAAGGGCCCCGCCCCCATCCAGGAGGCGGCGGCCGTGGCGCGGAGTGTGTCGGCGGCCCTGGGCGCGATGCACGGGCGCGGACTCCTGCACAACGACGTCTGTCCGGGGAACGTCCTCCGGGCGGGACGGACCCCGGTCATGACCGGCTTCGGCTCGGTCCACCGGTCCGGCGAGGCGCTCCCGCCGCCGGGCCCGAACCGCGAGTCCTTCCTACACGCGCCCCCCGAAGCACTGCGCGGTGAACCGCGTACCCCCGCGTCGGACGTCTACCAGCTCGCGTCCACGATCTGGACGATGCTCGTCGGCTCCACGCCGTTCGCGAACACGGACGGGTCTCCCTTCGACGCCCGGGCGTACGCGGAGCGTGCGCTCTCTGAACCTCCTCGGCCTGTTCCGCGCCAGGACATCTCCCGCAAGCTTCGCGGAGTCCTGACCCGTGGCCTGGCCAAGGCACCCGAGGACCGCTTTCCGAGCGCGGCCGCATTCGCCACCGCCTTCGAGCAGGCCCGCACATCCCGGCCCGTGGCCACCCTGTCGGCGGAGACCGGCGGTCAGGCGCCCTCGTCGGGGCCACAGGCACCCCCGACCGGAGGCCGGGCACCCTCCACCGGTCCGCAGACGCCCCCGACCAGCCAGTTCCCACCCGCGGGCCCGCATCCGCAGGCAGCGGGTCCTCAGGCTCCGCCGACTCCCTCACGGCCCTCGCCCACAGGGCCCCAGAGCACACCAACCGGGTCCCCGGTCCCGCCGGCCGCTCCGCAGGCCCCGGCGAGCGCTGGGCAGACGCCCCCGACCACCGCCTGGTTCCCGCCCTCCGGACCGCAGACATCGATGTCGGGTGTCCAGCATCCGCTGTCGGGGCCGCAGGTCCCGCAGAGCGGGCCCCAGTCCCCGGCCCCCGCCTGGCAGCAGGCACAACACACTCAGGCTCCCCCGGCGACGCCCCCGCACCTGCCCCCCGCGCCCTACGCCCTCCCCGTGGAGCCGCGGCCCGCGCGGGGGGACGCTCGTCCGCCCGCGGCGCGGTTGGACAGCGCCCGAGAACTCCGCGGTACGCAGAACCCGCCCGTCCCGGACGACCCGGACGACCAAGCGGGCAGCCGGCTGCCCGCCACGGACGCGGGCGGCACGGCCGAGCTCATGATGGCCAAGCTGCGTGGGGAAGAGGTCTCCCCGCTACGCGCCTGGGCCCGGCTGGAAGGCTGGAGCGGCACCGCCGAGTCCGCCGTCCTCCCCACCGATGAAGCTCCGGCGGAGAAGGACGACGTTCCCGAGTGGGCGCCGTTGCACGAACCCGACCGGGGTCAGCCGCGTTGGCGGAAGCACATGCACATCGCCGTAACGGCTTGCGGCATCCTCGTGGTCACCAGTGTTGCGAGCGTCTTCGCCGCGAGCGGTTCACAGCCCGCACCCGTCGAGGCGGCCGAGGCGGCGGAGCCCGAAGCGGATGCCGATGCCGTCGCGGACGAAGAAACCGCCGTGCCCGACGAGGTCGTCGAGCCTTCAGTTCCGCCCGAGGTGCCCGCCGCCGACAACCTCGTCCTGGAGGACACTCTCAGCGCCGTCAACCTGACCTGGACCGACAACAGCGGCGGTACCGCCTCGTACTTCGTGCTCGGCGGCCCCAGCGGTCACGACCCGGTGACTCTGGCTCGGACGGGTCCCGGGGTCGTGACGGCGCAGATCATGACGGAGAACACGCAGATCGAGTACTGCTTCACGGTGGTCGCGGTCGAGGGCTCCTCCGCCGCCACCGATGAGGTGTGCACGACCCGTGCGGCCACCCGCGCGGAGCAGGAGCGCCTCGCAGAGGAGGAGGCTGCAGCCGAGGAGGAAGCCGAGGAGGAAGAGGAGGACCCCAGTCCGCCCCCGTCCCCACGCCCCTCCGACTAG